One Ranitomeya variabilis isolate aRanVar5 chromosome 5, aRanVar5.hap1, whole genome shotgun sequence DNA window includes the following coding sequences:
- the FEZF1 gene encoding fez family zinc finger protein 1: MDNSLQLRGTKVFPGREHLPSRANMISSSKPLAFSIERIMSRTPEPKCLPVPSFLQGSVHKGEQKQALHLNSSSIPCMIPFVPVTYEHCPKLGITSAELRKSHQDSAPSFSCNELLNCAVALKGDFPPLQQYKLVRPRVVNHSSFHAMGAALCYFNRGDAPCHPAASINIHPVASYFLGSPLHPPQKSYLAERNKLVVPAVEKYPSGVTFKDLSQAQFQHYMKESAQSLSDKIAYKSSGKFSSASPSSKPKVFTCEVCGKIFNAHYNLTRHMPVHTGARPFVCKICGKGFRQASTLCRHKIIHTQEKPHKCNQCGKAFNRSSTLNTHTRIHAGYKPFVCEFCGKGFHQKGNYKNHKLTHSGEKQFKCNICNKAFHQVYNLTFHMHTHNDKKPFTCPTCGKGFCRNFDLKKHVRKLHDTSGAPAGQEELQPPPREPPPRSPALQKGMY, encoded by the exons ATGGACAATAGTCTGCAACTCAGAGGAACTAAAGTATTTCCCGGCAGAGAACATCTGCCCAGCAGAGCCAACATGATCAGCAGCTCCAAGCCTCTAGCTTTCTCTATTGAGAGGATTATGTCAAGGACTCCAGAACCCAAATGTCTCCCGGTGCCAAGTTTTTTGCAGGGTTCTGTGCACAAGGGGGAGCAGAAACAAGCACTTCACCTCAACTCCTCATCCATCCCCTGTATGATCCCATTTGTACCGGTCACTTATGAGCATTGCCCTAAACTGGGGATCACCAGTGCTGAGCTGAGGAAGAGCCACCAGGACTCGGCGCCATCCTTCAGCTGCAATGAGCTGCTAAACTGCGCTGTGGCTTTAAAAGGAGACTTTCCCCCTCTTCAGCAGTACAAACTGGTCCGACCTCGGGTGGTCAATCACTCTTCATTCCACGCTATGGGCGCAGCTCTGTGCTACTTCAACAGAGGCGATGCCCCCTGCCACCCTGCTGCCAGTATCAACATCCACCCAGTGGCCTCTTACTTCCTGGGCTCCCCGCTGCACCCACCTCAGAAGTCCTACCTGGCAGAAAGGAACAAACTGGTGGTGCCAGCAGTGGAGAAGTATCCATCAGGGGTGACCTTCAAGGACCTGTCCCAGGCGCAGTTCCAGCACTACATGAAGGAGAGCGCCCAAAGCCTGTCCGACAAAATCGCGTACAAATCGTCTGGCAAGTTCAGTAGCGCCTCTCCCAGTAGCAAGCCCAAAGTGTTCACCTGCGAAGTGTGCGGCAAG ATCTTCAACGCACATTACAACTTAACCCGACATATGCCGGTGCACACAGGCGCCAGACCATTCGTTTGCAAGATTTGTGGTAAAGGATTTCGCCAAGCCAGTACCCTCTGCCGACATAAGATCATCCACACACAG GAGAAGCCGCATAAATGTAACCAGTGCGGGAAGGCGTTCAACAGGAGCTCCACTCTGAACACGCACACCCGGATCCACGCGGGGTACAAGCCCTTTGTGTGTGAATTCTGCGGCAAGGGCTTCCATCAGAAAG GGAATTACAAGAACCACAAGCTCACTCACAGCGGGGAGAAGCAGTTCAAGTGCAATATCTGTAACAAGGCTTTCCACCAGGTCTACAACCTGACCTTCCACATGCACACCCACAACGACAAGAAGCCCTTCACCTGCCCCACCTGCGGCAAGGGCTTCTGCAGGAACTTCGACCTGAAGAAACACGTGCGCAAGCTGCATGACACCAGCGGGGCCCCAGCTGGGCAGGAGGAGCTGCAGCCGCCACCCAGGGAGCCGCCCCCGAGGAGCCCAGCGCTGCAGAAGGGCATGTACTGA